ACTCAAGAATATATATCCAATCTAAATGAGATGACCACTGGATTGCTACCACCCAAACTATCAATCCCATGTATGTCGCCACATCCTTTTTCAAGAGGAGCCAGAAATCTTGATTTTTATGTGACATATCTTAATTCTTGAAACTATGTGTTGAAGAAAACAGAGGTTGCTTTTACCCCAGGTAGTACATTTGTTAGGAGAGTGATAGGGAAGACTGACCTGAGTTAGTTGAGATGGAGTGACTGTAATAATGGCTACGAAAAATTAAGCCAGATAAAGAAGAATATAGAAGCTAAAGGGAATTACTAGTTACAGTTAAGGAGGAGGAGTCAATGTACTAAAAGGAATTGATGAAGACTGGCTCCTCATTTCTCAAGTTCTTGAGAAAGTGAGCTCAAGGCTAAAGACTACAGTCACaggatatataaaaatcaaaattctggAGCCTATGCAGTTTTTAGAAATTACAAATCCAAATGCATCAGGAGAGTAAGTCAAATAAACGTGAAACATCAGTGgagtaatattatttaaattcaaacagATTAAGATTTTTGTTGCTTGGCTGACTTTTAGAAAAtacatcataaaaataatacaatgagaAAAGCATCAGACAAATTCCAGTATTGGGACATGCTGTgaaatacctgaccagtactcctcaaactGTCAAGCTTATCAAAAACAAGGCAAGTCTGAGGAAGCGCCACAGCATCAGAAGACATGATAGTTACATATAATGTGGTATTCTGGATGGAATCCtaatagaaaaagaatattaggacgtctgaataaatgaaggaaatctgaataaacaatGGATTTTAGTTATTAATAATGTACAAAATTGGTCCACTAACAGTAACAAATGTCCCATActaatgtaaaatgttaataggggaaactgggtaCCAGGTATAGAGAAATTCTGTtactattttctcaaaaatttttaaaaataaatcttaacactACTCTAAAAACACACTTCTAAAAATACAAATCGGAATGCCttggtggctcggtcagttaggtgtcggcctttggctggggtcatgatcctagggccctgggatcgaatcccacatcaggctccttgctcagcaggtagcctgcttctcctcccacctgcCGCTCCCCCGTTTGTGctgtttctgacaaataaataaataaaatctttaaaagaaatacatatcaaaaaagtgaataaaacaagGGCCACCTGTATTTCCCAATACTCAGCTTACTAACGGTCAAGATAGTAAAAACCTCTCTTATAGTTCCTTCTCTAGTGGACGTGAAATAGATTTCTAAATtcgatttttatcttttatttcttgactACTTCCACTacgtacgcacacacacataaacaacaTATGGTACTGTTTCACATGTGTTAAGATTCTatgtatataggggcgcctgggtggctcagtgggttaagccgctgccttcggctcaggtcatgatcccagggtcctgggatcgagccccgcatcgggctctctgctcagccgggagcctgcttcctcctctctctctacctgcctctctgcctgcttgtgatctctctctctctgtcaaataaataaataaaatctttaaaaaaaaaaaaaagattctatgtaTATAGATTGTCATACTATGGACGTTCTACGCCTTCCTCTTTTTGTCTCAAATTTCTGGGTCTAGTATTGATTTACTGACATATCCCATCATATGAACATCTCATTACTGTATTCTCTTCGGTGGATGTTGCTAATTTTCTGCTTTTACTGACAGTGGTGTTACGCACATCCTGATTTCCCTGTCAAAGTTTCTACCAGCTATACACTTAGAAGCAGAATACTAGggtacagtatttaaaaatttgcagTTTTACTTTGCCAAACTGCTTTCAAAACGATGTAACATTTACGCACACGCTAGCAAGAGCGTGGTATATCTTGGCTCATAGGGAAAAAAGCTTTTGAAAGACACAGAAAGCGGATAATATGTTTGCCTAATTACAATTTCTCTTTTGTGCCCACGTAATCATTTCTGCAAACAAACAGAGCAGTTAGAAGCCCCGCGAAACGATTAGACGCCGTCACACCAACCTCTCTCCGGCGCCCGGAGACGCCGACACAAGCGCGCTTCCGGCGAAGGCTCGACGCAAAGGCGAACGTCAGCACGCTTGGGACGTGGACGTCGTGATTGACGCCCTTGAAGGCCCCTTTCCGGGCTGTCCGGAAAGACCCAAGTGTCAGCTTGAGTTGGTTTATAGCCTTTttttcacaagaaagaaaaatattctgccAGCCTCCCCTTGTTCTCTGAGAAGATCCCCTTTCCCAGAAGAGTTGCTTTCTCCTGGCATTCCTTTCAGGCAGTGGTCCGGGCAGCCCGGAGGCCCTTGTAAGGCGCGAGCTGCAGCCCCGCCTCCTTCCTTTCGGCCGGAACCGCCATCTTCCAGGTAGGACCTGCGCGTGGCTCCTGGTGCCGCGTGTCCCACAGACTCGAGTACTGATCCTGAGGCCGCTGCGGTCGTGCATTCAGGTCCTAGAGAGACGGTCTAGTCTGTCCGGGGTCCACTGACCTAGGTGATGGAGCTATGTTCGTCCAGAACAGGAGTGGCCTGGGCCGGGCGTCGGCCGGGGGCTGAGGACCGGACGGCAAGGCCGCGGCCCTAAGAAGGGAGAGACCCGAGAAAAGCGAAGCCGAGTCACTGGGGGTGAGGCAATTCGGGTCAGTCTGagaaagaatttgtttttcctgtgtCCCCATGGCTTCAGCCTCAGTGTTCTGGGTCTTCGGACAGGCTTTGTGCAGCCGCATGGCCCAGTGCTTTTCGAACTTTTCAGTATGGTGTTTTTGCTAGTCTTGTAAAGTCTAAATTTGTGGTGCTGTTGGATAGGGGCTTATGGGGTGATAGGAATGATTTTACGGGTGTAAAGACATGGACTTTAACCTCCGATGAGGCCTAGGGCTTGAAAACTTGGGCTCGCGGTCCCCGAACAGAGAGGGTGCTTTTCATGATAAGAGCTGTAGACCATTTGGCTTCAGTGTGTGAAATTAATCCTGTTTAAAGTTGGGGTCCCAGATCCCATTTGGACAAACGGAAAGTGCTTTCAGGCGCTTTCATGTTGCCACGAATACTGTTAACGCTGGGGTGGCATGGGAATAGCTAGGTGTTTCATTTGGAATCTTAGGGAGAAAGTCCTTGAATTACCCTTTAatcacccttttctttttttttttttttcctcctccttcccctttttttctttaatttcttaatcttGTTTGTAAGTGGTAGCTACCAGAGTTGAGCAAACTGCCGGTTGCATTTTACAGTGGGTCCTGTTACAGAATCTACAGCATTGCTGTGTCCTGCGTTAATTATTACTAGTGATTTGAGCCTGCAGAGCATCTCTCCTTGTTTATGAACTTGACACTTCGGTATGAGTTGACACAAATGTAGAGAATTTGAGGGTCAAAGTAGAATATCTGGCACTTGATAGATGcttagttatcttttaaaaaagtaatggaaGCGTTTGTTGCATCAGTGATTTGGCTTTGGTGAGTTAGGTGAAACATTGTGTTTCCATACCTCTCAAGCTAATGACTAAGGTACTTTGGAGTCTCTCTTCTTTAAGAAATGTTGATAGAagggtaccttggtggctcagggcTTCTCATCCTCCCTCCGctgttcccccttcttgtgcgctctctcattctccctcaaataaatctttaaaaaagaactgttAATAAGAGACTGAATTATGTTACAGTCCAGTCCGGTTAAGcctgatttacatatatttgccTTGTGGTAGAAGTAATTTTCAGTAATGGTAGTTCTGCCCTTGAATGACCTAGAGCAATAAAACCTGTTGTTTCAAACttttgagagacagtgaaagatTTGGTGTGAAATGCCTGTATGTGAATTCTTAGATAATGATAATGAACTTACTGTGGTTAAGCAAATAGGCTAGAACTTCGTGAATGCTTTGTAGATTTTACTGCAGTTGATtaactcccattttgcagatgaggatcAGAGTTTAAGTATAAATTTCCCAGGGGAGCAAGTGGCAGAATCTCAGTCAGAATTAGGTCAGAAGTTATAAAGCCTGTGTTTTTCCCCTTCAACTCTACATATGTTTATTAGTGAGTGATGGAGTAAGTAGTCAGAAATAAATAGGAAGTGATTTGGATTCGTGACAGTTAACAGATGGTTGtgtcaccaaaaaagaaaaaaaagtcagtaagaGAAGGGGTTTAATCTACCGTATAAAAATGCAgggctgaggggtgcctgggtggctcagtgggttaaagcactctgccttctgctctggtcgtgatcccagggtcctgggatcaagccccgcaccgggctctgctccttggggagtctgcttccccctctctctctgcccacctctatGCCtactgtcaaataataaataaaatctttaaaaaaaaaaaaaaagacaaatgtcagttttgcatttgcatttgactgttttatactttctgttttcagtaatttgccaaaatgaccaacacaaagggaaagaggagaggtacCCGGTACATGTTCTCTAGGCCTTTTAGAAAACATGGTAAGTAAGTTTACCCTCCTATGAGAGCAAACATGGCATACATTCATACAATGCATTCTTAATAGATGGCAGTAATTAACCAGCACCTAATAtgtttttgtaataaataaaaagcataaatttCATATAGTAGTTTCTTAcaaacaagatttaaaaataaaactgtcacagATAAAATATGTTGAAAGCTAGTAAgcttaaattttttgtttaataagGTAGACTTCAATCTTGATACTGACGATACTGATTTTTTTGGGTGCAGGAGTTGTTCCTTTGGCCACATACATGCGAATCTACAAGAAAGGTGATATTGTGGACATCAAGGTAAATTCTAAAATTAGGTGAATAACCTACAGAATAATATTAGAAGGTAGAAAAGTTTAATCTAATATTGGAATTCAAATGTATGTTGCatctgttggctttttttttctcctgaatagGGAAAATCTTTGGTCTGAATAAAAGCTCTTAAGTGTAGAATGGCTCATTTAACTCAGAAACCAGAGTCTCTGAAGTGCTATTCCAGAATCTAAGAATTTTCTCCTAACTTGTTTGTTACCGGGTTGTGAAAAAAATCAGGAGTTTGTTGATAACAGAAAGGGATAATACTTTGGTGCAAAATGTAATTGTTGATGGAGACGGAGATGgagattgttatttttttaaataaacagtaaaAGTTCTTTTGTGACCGGTATTTAAATGTATCCTGGTACTCTGGAGCTTAATGATGATTGTCTTTTTGATTGCTTGAAGCAATGTGAAAAACACATTTCACCGGCTCTGAAAGCTCTTGAGTtgccatttgaaagaaaaaatttttagagtATCTTAGTTACTCTAATAAGAGTCAGGATGTAAAAGGAAGGGGAAATGCTGGCATAACTTTCATCTCCTTTCTTAACAGGGAATGGGCACTGTTCAAAAGGGAATGCCCCACAAATGTTACCATGGCAAAACTGGAAGAGTCTACAATGTTACTCAGCATGCTGTTGGTATTGTTGTAAACAAACAAGTTAAGTAAGTAATGTCAGAGTTCTTTTTAGCAGATTAGTATTCCCTCATACCCCCTTTTCACTTTGCCAATTGGACTTATGTCTTTATTGGTCATTCAAGTGGGGCAAAGGAAACATCCTTTTAAAACTCAAGCAAACTGGGTGTTTGCCTTGTATCCTGTCAGAGGAAACACATTGAACTAGACTTAATGGAAAGTTTTATTAGGGTTTGGTGTTAAGCAGTTCtagttttcaaagtataaaaagaaGTGTTTAAGTAGTAAATTCAGTTAGTAATTTGGTTTTGGCTTATGGTATTTCAAGGTCTGTCACCTCATCAAAAGGAGgcttgaggggcgtctgggtggctcaatgggttaaagcctctgccttgggatTATGAGCTCCGcatgggctctttgctcagcagggagcctgcccccgccccagcctacttgtgagctgtctgtcaaataaataaataaaatctttaaaaaaaaagaggaggctTGAAAGTGGAGATGTTTGGTGATGTatgggtggcacagtccattaagtatctaactcttggttttggcttggcttgtaggatggagccctgagtcaggctccacagtcagcatggagtctgcttaagactccccctgcccccaataaaccttttatttttagagagaacgTGAGCAgcgtggggagggacagaaggagagaagagagagaatctccagtagaCACCCTGCTGAGTGTAGATCCTGAAAACGGCTCAGTCCCATGAcactgggatggtgacctgagccaaaacccaagagtgggatgctcaacggctgagccactcaggcaccccagtgaataaatgtttaagaaggaaaaaaaaagtggaggtgTTTGCTTCCAAGTTTTCTCCTAGTACGATGAATGATTATAAATTAGCCATCACCCTGCTGTGTAATCCTATTTGTAGGTAAAAGGTTTatggtttatttaataaatgaaattgccAAATAAAATTGGACTTCGTTAAATTTTTGCTGAAGCATTTATAGTAATGTTGATTCTCCCCAGGGGCAAGATTCTTGCCAAGAGAATTAATGTCCGCATTGAGCATATTAAACATTCAAAGAGCCGAGATAGCTTCCTGAAGCGTGTaaaggaaaatgatcagaaaaagaaggaagccaaagagaaaggtaCTTGGGTTCAGCTGAAGCGTCAGGTGAGTGCTCGACAGATGGTTTTTGCTATTAGtcttcagaattttaaaacttgctCAGTAGTAGTTTCTTTTTCATATGAAAGCGAATGAattgagtattttatttctttgtttctgagaACACTTCAAAACTGATCACGTCCCTGTTGTAATTGTTCccttggtgggttttttttttctccc
Above is a genomic segment from Lutra lutra chromosome 3, mLutLut1.2, whole genome shotgun sequence containing:
- the RPL21 gene encoding 60S ribosomal protein L21, coding for MTNTKGKRRGTRYMFSRPFRKHGVVPLATYMRIYKKGDIVDIKGMGTVQKGMPHKCYHGKTGRVYNVTQHAVGIVVNKQVKGKILAKRINVRIEHIKHSKSRDSFLKRVKENDQKKKEAKEKGTWVQLKRQPAPPREAHFVRTNGKEPELLEPIPYEFMA